The sequence TCTTGAAGTCCTTGGCCTTGGACAGCTTGCTCACAGCGACGGAGCCTCCTCAAGCAGCGGGTGTCCCCACTTTTCCACGAAGGCGGCCTCGACGGCGGCGCCCACCTTGTACAGGCGATCGTCCCGCATCGCCGGGGCGATGATCTGAAGACCCACCGGGAGGTTGTCCTCCGGGGCGAGACCGCAGGGCAGGGACATGGCCGCGTTGCCCGCCAGGTTGGTCGGGATGGTGCACAGGTCCGCGAGGTACATCGCCATCGGGTCGTCGGCGCGCTCGCCGATCGCGAAGGCGGTGGTCGGGGTCGTCGGGGAGACGATCACGTCGACCTGCTCGAACGCCTTCTCGAAGTCCCGCGTGATGAGGGTGCGGACCTTCTGCGCGGAACCGTAGTAGGCGTCGTAGTAGCCGCTCGACAGCGCGTACGTGCCGAGCATGATGCGGCGCTTGACCTCGGGGCCGAAGCCGGCCTCGCGGGTCAGGGAGGTGACCTCCTCGGCCGAGTGGCTGCCGTCGTCGCCGGTCCGCAGGCCGTAGCGCAGGCCGTCGAAGCGGGCGAGGTTGGAGGAGCACTCGGAGGGGGCGATCAGGTAGTACGCCGACAGCGCGAGGTCGAAGGACGGGCAGTCCAGCTCGACGATCTCGGCGCCCAGCTCCTTCAGCAGCTCGACGGACTCGTCGAAGCGCTGGATGACGCCGGCCTGGTAGCCCTCGCCGCGGAACTGCTTGACGACGCCGACGCGCATGCCCGCCACGCTGCCGTTGCGGGCGGCCTCGACCACCGGCGGGACCGGGGCGTCGATGGAGGTGGAGTCCATCGGGTCGTGGCCCGCGATGACCTCGTGCAGCAGGGCCGCGTCCAGGACCGTACGGGCGCAGGGGCCGCCCTGGTCGAGGGAGGAGGAGAAGGCGACCATGCCGAAGCGGGAGACCGCGCCGTACGTCGGCTTCACGCCGACGGTGCCGGTGACGGCGGCCGGCTGGCGGATGGAGCCGCCGGTGTCGGTGCCGATGGCGAGCGGGGCCTCGTAGGAGGCGAGCGCGGCGGAGGAGCCGCCGCCGGAGCCGCCGGGGATCTTGGTGAGGTCCCAGGGGTTGCCGGTCGGGCCGTAGGCGCTGTTCTCGGTGGAGGACCCCATGGCGAACTCGTCCATGTTGGTCTTGCCGAGGATGACGACGTCGGCGGCCTTGAGGCGCTTGGTGAGCGTCGCGTCGTACGGCGGGATCCAGCCCTGAAGGATCTTCGAGCCGACGGTCGTGGGCACGCCCTCGGTGGTGAAGATGTCCTTGAGCGCGAGCGGGACGCCGGCCAGCGGGCCGAGCTGCTCGCCGCGGGCCCGCTTCTCGTCCACGGCGCGGGCCTGGGCGAGGGCGCCCTCGCGGTCGACGTGCAGGAAGGCGTGCACCTTCTCGTCGACGGCCTCGATGCGGGCGAGGTGGGCCTCGGTGACCGCGACCGCCGTCAGCTCGCCGGAGGCGATCTTCTCGGCGATCTGCGCGGCCGTGAGCTTGATGATGTTGTCCGTCATGGTCACTCCTCCCCCAGGATCTGCGGCACCTTGAAACGCTGCTGTTCCTGGGCGGGGGCGCCGGAGAGCGCCTGCTCGGGGGTGAGCGAGGGACGGACCTCGTCCGCCCGCATGACGTTCGTCAGCGGGAGCGGGTGCGAGGTCGGCGGTACGTCTTGGTCGGCGACCTCACTGACGCGGGCGACCGCGCCGATGATGTCGTCGAGCTGGCCGGCGAAGTGGTCGAGTTCTTCGGGCTTGAGCTCCAGACGCGCCAGCCGTGCGAGGTGGGCGACCTCCTCGCGCGTGATGCCAGGCATGCAGCGATCCTCTGGGGTGAGTGCGTGTGTTTTGGGACCAATCCTATGGGGCGGGGTGGCCCGGCCGTTAAACGGTTTGCCCCGGGGCCGCGCGCTCAGCGGCGCCGGGCGTCCCAGGCGGCACTCTCCAGGAAGTGATTGTCGTACCGATCCTGTACCTCCAGCAGGCTCTCCGGGGTGAGTTCACCGAGGCGGACGCGCTGGAGGTGGCGGAAGTACTCGAAGCGCTCGGCCCCCGGGGCGAGGACGACCGGGAGGTCGGCGGTGGCGCCAGGGACGGCGGAGAAGGCATGCGGACGGTCCGGCGGTACGACGATCAGATCGCCGCGCTCGGCGGTGACCACGTCCGCGCCGGAGAGCACCTCGGCGGCGCCGTCCAGCACATGGAACATCTCGGCCGAGCGGTGGTGCACATGCGGGCGGGCGCCGTCGGCGCCCGCGGCGAGCGTGACGCGCACCGTGGACAGGGCGCCGCCGGTGGCACCGCTGTCCGCCGGCAGCCGTACGGCGACGGGGTCCTCGCCGACCACCCCGGCCCCGGCCTCCCGCACCAGCTCGGTGTCATCGAACCTCGGCACGAACAGCGACATGTCCCTCTCCCCACGGTGCGGTGCGATCAGACCGCGAACAGGAGCCCGGCGCAGACGAGGACGACCACGGCGGTGGCGAAATGCATCCCGAACGCGACGGCCTTCCGTCCGCCGTGCCGCAGGACGGTCACGGTGTCGAGGAGCGGGACGAGGGCCACGCAGACCATGAACCAGGCCTCGGCGCGCGCGCCCACGAACGCCAGCAGGGCGAGGCCGGTCAGGCCGAGGGCGGCGTCCCGGCCGCCCTTGACCGCCAGATAGGCGCCGGCGTCACCCCGGGGATCGGCGGGGACGCCGTAGCCGGCGGCGGCCGGGGCGGGCCAGAACCAGAAGCGGTGGCCGAGGAAGAGGCAGAACAGGTCGAGCAGGACGGCCGGTGTGTACGCGGCGATGGTCATGACGTCTCCCGTCGAGGTGTTTCCCAGCGGCTTTTTCTAGCAACGCTAGCAACAAGAGTGACGCTAGCAGAGCGCCGACAGATTGCCTAGCGTTGCTAGAATCCCGGGTATGACGATCCAGAAGCGCAGGGAGCGCGAACGAGCCGAGCGCAGGCAGCTGATCGTGACGGCCGCCCGGGAGCTCGCCGAGGCGGAGGGCTGGGACGCGGTGACCACGCGCCGGCTGGCCGCCGAGATCGAGTACAGCCAGCCGGTCCTCTACAGCCACTTCAAGGGCAAGGACGCGATCATGGCGGCGGTCGCGGTCGACGGCTGCGCCGACCTGGCGACGGAGCTACGGCAGGCGCGCGCGGACGCGGACGGCGTGCGTGCCGCGCTCTCGGCGGTCGCCCGGACCTACACCGCCTTCGCCCGGCGCCGGCCCGCCCTGTACGACGCGATGTTCACCCACCTGGTGGACCTGCCGTTCGCCACCCCGGGGGCCCCGGCCCCGCTCCGGGACGCCTTCGGCGAACTGCTGGCCGCGGTGGCACCGCTCAGCACCGAGGAGGACGCCGGCCTGCTCACCGAGACCTTCTGGGCGGCCCTGCACGGACTGACGACCCTGCTGCGCAGCGGACGCCTGCCAAAAGGGGCGCACGAGCGGCGTCTGGAGCTGCTCGTGGACCGGTTCGTGGGGAATTCCGTCGAGGACTAGGAGGAGTTGGCGGGGCGGTGCAGAAGAGTGGCGGGGCGGTGCGGAAGAGAAGAAGGGCAAGGGCCTAGGGGGAGGGCTTGCGGCCGCTCGTCGTCGCCGGGGGCGGGCCGCTTCCGTTGGGGACGGGCACCTCGCCCTTCGGCAGCGGGCGGCGCGTGGGCGAGCCGACGCTGGTCTGGCGGAAGCGCAGCCATGCCGTCGCCTCCTCCGGCGGCATCGCCGCGGCCACCAGCCATCCCTGCACCGCGTCGCAGCCCAGGTCCCGCAGCCGCTCCCAGGTCTCGTCGTCCTCCACGCCCTCCGCGACCACGAGCAGCCCCAGGGAGTGCGCGAGGTCGACGGTGCAGCGCACGATCTCCGCGTCCTCGGTGTCCACCGCGAGCCGGGCCACGAAGGAGCGGTCGATCTTCAGCTCGCTGACCGGCAGCCGCCGCAGGTGCACCAGGGAGGAGTACCCGGTGCCGAAGTCGTCCAGGGACATCTTCACGCCGTGCCCGGTCAGTGCCGCGAGGGTGTCGGCGGCCCGCTGCGGGTCCTCCAGCAGCACATGCTCGGTGATCTCCAGCTGGAGCGCGCCCGCCGGGACCCCGTGCCGGGCCAGCCGCGCGGCGACCGAGCCCGCGAAGCCCGGCGTGTGCACATCGCGCGGGGAGACGTTGACCGCGACCGGCACCCGGATGCCCTGCGACCGCCAGCGGGCGACCTGTTCGAGGGCGGTCTCCAGGACGTACTCGGTGAGATGGGGCATCAGCCCGGATGACTCGGCGATCGCGATGAACTCGTCCGGCGGCACCTTCCCGCGCTCCGGATGCACCCACCGCACCAGCGCTTCGAGCCCGGCCACCTGCCCGTCGAAGCGCACCTTGGGCTGGTAGTGCAGCTGCACCTCGTGCGCGTCCAGCGCCCGGCGCAGATCGCCGAGGAGGCCGAGCCGGTCCGGGGTGTTGGAGTCCCGCTTGGACTCGTAGACCTCGACGCCCGTACGGTCCCGCTTCGCCTGGTACATGGCCACGTCGGCCCGGCGCAGCAGCCCCTCCGCGTCCATCGCGTGGTCCGGGAAGACGGCGACCCCGGCGCTGGCCTCCAGCACGAGGGTGAGGCCGTCGAGGTCGAGCGGGGAGCTGAGGGCGGTCACCAGGCCGCGGGCGACCCGCATCGCCGACGTGATGGAGTCGGCGACGGGCAGTAAGACCGCGAACTCGTCGCCGCCGAGCCGGGCCGCCTCCGCGCCGCGCGGCAGGGCGAGCCGCAGCCGCTCGGCGATCTGCAACAGCAGCCGGTCACCGGCGAGATGACCGAGGGTGTCATTGACCGAACGGAAGCGGTCGAGGTCTATCAGCATCAGCGCGGATCGGGCGCCGATGCGGTCGGCGTCGTCCAGCGCGGTCCAGATCCGCTCCTGGAGCCACTGCCGGTTGGGCAGCCCGGTCAGCGGGTCGCGCAGCTGCTCCTCGGCGCGGGCCCGGGCCATCCACAGGGCGGAGTCGAGGGCGATGAGCGGGATGGCGAACAGCGGCAGCAGCACCGGCTGGGCGTCGGCGACCACGCACAGCAGCGGCGCGATGCCGAGCAGCGCCACGGCCACCAGACCCTGCCGGACCAGCGCGGGCCGGGGGATGCTCGGCAGTCCGTGCTCGCGCGGCGCGGTGAGGTACCACAGCAGGCCGCGGCCGACGCCGAGATAGGCGACGGCGGCCAGCGCGACCTCGGGGGCGGTGGTGAGGCTCCAACTGTGCACCCGCCAGGGCTGCTCCACGCTGGGCACCCGGCCGAGCGCGCCGAGCAGCAGGGCGGCCACGCCGATGCCGAGGATGTCCGTCGCGCCGTGCAGCACGCCCTGGCGCCAGCGGTGCCGGCGGGCGATGCCGACCAGGACGACGACGGTCAGGCTGACCATGACGGCGGGCACCCAGCCGTAGAGCAGCAGCACGGCGAGGGTGAGGGCGGCGCCCGAGCCGGTGCCGCCCCACCAGCGGGCGCGGCCCAGCATGACGAGGTGGCCGACGATGATCCCGGTGAGCAGGGCCAGCGACCAGCCGGGGGTGCCGCACGGGAAGAGGGCGTGCCGGCCGCCGAAGG is a genomic window of Streptomyces sp. WP-1 containing:
- a CDS encoding bifunctional diguanylate cyclase/phosphodiesterase; the protein is MEPTESVAPDSRLRLRRRALAWREILRPGRAGGRTRPRVRPAAAGPVPPPGTRVPLAVEPAPGLAGAGVGPGGEPEPCRPGPWPALPAAVTAGAALVLAAGFLRAFGGRHALFPCGTPGWSLALLTGIIVGHLVMLGRARWWGGTGSGAALTLAVLLLYGWVPAVMVSLTVVVLVGIARRHRWRQGVLHGATDILGIGVAALLLGALGRVPSVEQPWRVHSWSLTTAPEVALAAVAYLGVGRGLLWYLTAPREHGLPSIPRPALVRQGLVAVALLGIAPLLCVVADAQPVLLPLFAIPLIALDSALWMARARAEEQLRDPLTGLPNRQWLQERIWTALDDADRIGARSALMLIDLDRFRSVNDTLGHLAGDRLLLQIAERLRLALPRGAEAARLGGDEFAVLLPVADSITSAMRVARGLVTALSSPLDLDGLTLVLEASAGVAVFPDHAMDAEGLLRRADVAMYQAKRDRTGVEVYESKRDSNTPDRLGLLGDLRRALDAHEVQLHYQPKVRFDGQVAGLEALVRWVHPERGKVPPDEFIAIAESSGLMPHLTEYVLETALEQVARWRSQGIRVPVAVNVSPRDVHTPGFAGSVAARLARHGVPAGALQLEITEHVLLEDPQRAADTLAALTGHGVKMSLDDFGTGYSSLVHLRRLPVSELKIDRSFVARLAVDTEDAEIVRCTVDLAHSLGLLVVAEGVEDDETWERLRDLGCDAVQGWLVAAAMPPEEATAWLRFRQTSVGSPTRRPLPKGEVPVPNGSGPPPATTSGRKPSP
- a CDS encoding TetR/AcrR family transcriptional regulator is translated as MTIQKRRERERAERRQLIVTAARELAEAEGWDAVTTRRLAAEIEYSQPVLYSHFKGKDAIMAAVAVDGCADLATELRQARADADGVRAALSAVARTYTAFARRRPALYDAMFTHLVDLPFATPGAPAPLRDAFGELLAAVAPLSTEEDAGLLTETFWAALHGLTTLLRSGRLPKGAHERRLELLVDRFVGNSVED
- the gatA gene encoding Asp-tRNA(Asn)/Glu-tRNA(Gln) amidotransferase subunit GatA translates to MTDNIIKLTAAQIAEKIASGELTAVAVTEAHLARIEAVDEKVHAFLHVDREGALAQARAVDEKRARGEQLGPLAGVPLALKDIFTTEGVPTTVGSKILQGWIPPYDATLTKRLKAADVVILGKTNMDEFAMGSSTENSAYGPTGNPWDLTKIPGGSGGGSSAALASYEAPLAIGTDTGGSIRQPAAVTGTVGVKPTYGAVSRFGMVAFSSSLDQGGPCARTVLDAALLHEVIAGHDPMDSTSIDAPVPPVVEAARNGSVAGMRVGVVKQFRGEGYQAGVIQRFDESVELLKELGAEIVELDCPSFDLALSAYYLIAPSECSSNLARFDGLRYGLRTGDDGSHSAEEVTSLTREAGFGPEVKRRIMLGTYALSSGYYDAYYGSAQKVRTLITRDFEKAFEQVDVIVSPTTPTTAFAIGERADDPMAMYLADLCTIPTNLAGNAAMSLPCGLAPEDNLPVGLQIIAPAMRDDRLYKVGAAVEAAFVEKWGHPLLEEAPSL
- a CDS encoding DUF4267 domain-containing protein, producing the protein MTIAAYTPAVLLDLFCLFLGHRFWFWPAPAAAGYGVPADPRGDAGAYLAVKGGRDAALGLTGLALLAFVGARAEAWFMVCVALVPLLDTVTVLRHGGRKAVAFGMHFATAVVVLVCAGLLFAV
- the gatC gene encoding Asp-tRNA(Asn)/Glu-tRNA(Gln) amidotransferase subunit GatC → MPGITREEVAHLARLARLELKPEELDHFAGQLDDIIGAVARVSEVADQDVPPTSHPLPLTNVMRADEVRPSLTPEQALSGAPAQEQQRFKVPQILGEE
- a CDS encoding cupin domain-containing protein gives rise to the protein MSLFVPRFDDTELVREAGAGVVGEDPVAVRLPADSGATGGALSTVRVTLAAGADGARPHVHHRSAEMFHVLDGAAEVLSGADVVTAERGDLIVVPPDRPHAFSAVPGATADLPVVLAPGAERFEYFRHLQRVRLGELTPESLLEVQDRYDNHFLESAAWDARRR